AGCTTGCAGTTGAATAGAAGTCTGAGGATCACTTTTTAAGTGACCAGTTCTTCAGGGTTTAGTGTAAAGCAAACTGCCAGTGACATCAGTTCTCCTGAGCGGATCTAGTCGCCCCCAGATTCCAAAACAGGGGCTGTGTTGTCGCCAGATCAGCTCTTCATTTTTTCACTCTTATCTGAATAGTCCAATGAGCAGATGTTTTTAGCTTTGCAAAGAATAACAAATTGCAGTGGGCTAAGAGTGACCAAAATAgaccatttaaaaagtttatttaaggGCCGTGCTTCCTCTTTTAAGATTGCCTGGTACTTTTTAGTGATCAGTAGGAGTCACTGCCCTTGCCTCTTGAAATCTAAAGTTGTTTTCGAGCAGAACATATTTCTGTAACTAAATATGAACTGGCTTCTTGGGACATTAGTTCTGTTCTTTAATATATCTACTTTAAATTGCAGGGTCTTTGAGAGGCCCTGTCTTCAGTTACACAAATACATATTCTCTAGCatatgtaacttctttttcatttcctgaaaaaATTTACAACCTTGGAGATCTTTCAGTAGGGCTTTAGTATTTTGTCAGTACAAAAGAGGTGCTATGCAATTAGCTGGGTATTTGAGAGACTTCTTGGGGCCAGGCTGTGTACCAGACGCTGTGTGTATAACCTACAGCACCCTCATCCTCCGGGAACTCACAGCCAGAGCGTGTAGTCGTCCCACTCTTGGGTATTTGTCCTGTACAAGGGTTAGCTAACCTGCTGGCCTATAATTAAACCTGCCTTCTCATACTTTTTCTCTGAGTCTGTGTGATtcagtccttttaatgactgAGACATGAAGTTAGGGTTACATTCCTGTTGCTCCCTGTCTCTTAATTTACCAGGTTCCTTTCCTGAATTTGGATTTCTTTATAAAGTGTGGGCAATACAGTCTGTTCATCCTGTTTCACAGATTGTGAAAAGGAAGACATTACATAATTCCTGGACCAACTGCACTCTTCATATATACCTGATGTCATTTCTAAAATCTAACCTTCACTATTCTGTACTCTCCTCTACTGTCACTGAAGAGTCTATGTGTTTATACTGACTCAAGCTAAGTAgctttgagagttttttttttttaattaaccaaaTGATCCTtttagacataaaaataaaactgtggaaGAGGAAATATGGTTAGCTGCCTTGTAGCTATCAGTTTTCTTAGGTGTTTTCTTCCTACCTCcctgttattatttaaaattgttaataTCACCTGGTCAATGTAGAAGGACTTATAGATTGTGATTTTCAAATAATGTGTGATATATAAGGCCACCTCCTATTTTTCTGTAacagaatataaatattatacatcATTGACCCTGTTTTCCAAGGTTACCTGCTCGCAAGGGAAACGCATGAGAAATAAACCTGAAGCCAACTAATAATACAAGACAGGGGGAGGGTGCTCCAAGGCCATGTAGGAACTGCGGCTTCATGAATGAAATGGGCAGTATGGTCCTTTCGAAGGACAACAAAGAACTGAGTTTGATTAGAGTacagacctttttaaaaaagattaattggGGGTAGGTTTAAAgtttacctggagaaggcaatggcaccccactccagtactcttgcctggaaaatcccatggacagaggagccttttaggctgcagtccatggggtcgccaagagtcagacacgactgagcaacttcactgtcacttttcactttcctgcattggagaaggaaatggcaacccactccagtgttcttccctggagaatcccagggacggaggagcctggtgggctgccatctatggggtcacacagagtcggacacgactgaagcgacttagcagttaaAGTTTACCATTTTGGCAGTATGGCTCCTTATCATTGGATAAAATCGTTTATATAGACTTGTGGTATActggaaggaggaggcagaagacTTCTGAAAAAAAGCACATTATTCCTTTGTCAAGTGACATAGATATTTATTGTCTTGTTTGAAGGATCTTAAGAACTGACCCTGTTAGCACAAAGAGGACTCTCATCTACTATGAAGCAGCATGTTGGCTCATACACACAGTAGTCTGTGCTGGAACACAGTCATACAACTTGTGTGCCGTAAAGATGCTCTGAAATTCAGGAAGCTTTTGTTTCTAGTTTTCATTTAGCGACTTTCACAATGGTTTCTCTTTGGGAATCAAACTCAAATGTCTACATAAGTGCCACCTTgcataaaatatagtattttgccctttttcttcttcacttgGAAAAGTTTATAGATGAAGGAAAGGCCCTAAGTTCCTGACTTCTATCCATGCGGTCATCtatctccatgctgctgctgctaagttgcttcagtcgtgtccaactctgtgagaccccatagacggcagcccactaggctcctctgtccctgggattcactaggcaaaagtactggagtgggttgccatttccttctccaatgcatgaaaacgaaaagtgaaagtgaagtcgctcagccgtgtccgactcttagcaaccccatggactgcagcctaccaggcgcctccgtccatgggattttccaggcaagagtactggagtgggttgccattgccttctccatctatctCCATAAGGTGTCACAAAGACCAATGGCTGTTTTTGACAATGGCTTTAAGCTATCTGTGAAATTAACATAATACAAATCTGAAAGTACACAGTAAATGGTATTGAATTGACCATTAAGATTAGTTTTCTTACAGGATAAAATCTGAAAGTGAGTAAGGTAAGGCTTTAAAAGAAAGTATTTCCAGGATATAAagcttaataaaaattttaagtatgacCCATCATATAccatttcatttctttagttGAGTTATCAAATGTGGAGTCATTGATAGGTACTGTCTTGAGGTAGTTGAGGGATCCAGTAAAGCAAATCTGAGCTGGCAGATGGGTTACTGTACTTGGGGAGGCCGTGCTACTTGTAAAGAAAGTGTtaagttcctcagtcgtgtccgactgactctgtgcagccccgtggacagagaagcctggtgggctattgtccatggcgttatccaggcaaaaatactggagtgggttgccgttctcttctccagggaatcttcctgacccaggaatcgaacccaggttatACAGAGGTATTTCTATttggtcacaagagtcagaccatgacttagtgactaaacaacgataATGTTGTAAAGAATCCTGGTGACTGTGAAGTTCAtgattttccattttactttccATCTTAACAAGGCAAGCCACAATTACACCCCCACTGCACATCCTCCGTACCCTTCCTGGTAACCAACCCACTGAAATACAGATACAGGGTACTGCCAACTTCTGTATAAATAAGATACCATCCCCTAGGGACCCAAAAAAAGCCAAGCCTAtttgcatacatgtatatatatatttttttaactctcaAGAAGCATTTAGCAAGTGGACCCTCTTTCCATATGAGATCCTTGTCATGTTCCTGGGCAGTGGCCCTTGAACCCTGTGCTGGCTGCTTGGGAAGAGCTTTCATTGccttcatcaccatcatcatcataagGCTTTGCTCCAAAATCTGCCTGCTGCTAGTTTCCTCTTCCCTGTAACTTTTGCTGAGAGTTCACAGTGAGCATTGAAGGACATACTCATAATTTTGTAGCATCTAGCTCTTTATTCAAAAACAAGTTTCTTCAGATGAAAATTtatgactcagaaaaaaaaatggttattatCGAGGAGGTAAAGCCTAAGATTGAAAGAAACATGAATTGAAatgttatacaaaaaaaaaaaaaagagagagaaagggaatatTACAATATTAACATTTCTACACTGGCAATATACAATTTtgatagtctttttttctttttttgaattattGGTGAGGAACATTAATGATTTCGTTTTTTGTTAAcacaaaacttttctttttacacTGAGATTTATTAAAATACCCTCCCTTTTAAAGGTATACTATTTCATTTACAAATGAGAATTTTGCTGAATGTTGTTCTtgagtgtaaatatatatatatatatatatatcaatttacTTCCAAGTTGGAGGTGAGAAATAGTGCCCAGTGAAAGGAATTCAAAAGAATCCTAATTGGAAGTCTAATACTTGTTATAAGAAAAGTCTTGCAAAGTTCAACATACAGTCTACTTTGGTATAAATCCAAGActcctttcctttttactttccatTTAAAGACTTGGAATGTATCATCATTTGAGTTTCTGTCATTTCACGTGAGTTTTCTTCAGGGGCTGACCTCACAGCACTGGAAATTGATACACTGACTTGACGTTTCAACATCTTCATGACCTTTCTCTTGTACCCTTtacatgcaaaaaaatatataaaagggtCCATGCAGCAGTTGAAGTTCATCAGACATACTGTAAAGTGCAGAGATATCTGGAATGAATGTCTTTGGCTACATTCCAGGAGACCGGGAAGACGAAGCTTCTTGATCATGTGTTGAATAATTGCAACATGATAAGGCGTGAAACATACAACAAACacaacaattataaaaataattgtgttgAGAGCCTTTTTGTTGACCCCAGATTTCTCAGTTAGCGGGTTCTGTTTGGCAGTTTTAAAGAGCTTGCAACAGATTTGAGAATAGCAGATAAGAATAATGACAAGCGGAAGTACGTATCCTATGAAACAGGCACCAAGCAGAATCCAGGGGAGGGATTTGGTTTCCTCGAAGTTTGGATATTCCATGCACGTAGTCCTTTCAGCCTCCTGTTTTGACATAGGGTTTATGAGTAGTGGGAGTGTTTGACCAAATACCAGAATCCAGACAAATATGCAGATGCATTTTGCATGTTCAATTCTTTTTATCTTATTATACCGCAGGGGGTGCACCACAGCAAAGAACCGGTCAATGCTCAGGCAGGTCATGAAGTTCACACCTGCGTATGTGTTGATGTAAAACACAAGAGCGGTTATCCTACACAGGGCATCGCCGATTCTCCAGTCAAAGCCCAGCGCATAGTAGGCTATCCGTGTAGGCAGAGCCGTGGTAAAAAGTATATCTGAAATCACCAAGTTGGTTGAATAGAGAGTGGTagagttgatttttttcctgttttgaataATGACAATCAAGGCCAGTAAGTTTCCCACAAGCCCAATTATGAAGACGATGCTGTAATGCAGTGGCATGAGGATCCTGGCTGTATGGTGGTGGGCATAGAGATCACAGTCGCTTTCCAGAGAAGCTGCAGAGGGTGTCGTAAAATTGTCCATTTTTATATCCATCAGTGGTGTTCAGGGTCTCTAAGAAAACCAAGAAGGGTGTGTTTTATTAAAAGCattctcttaaatctcctgcattggcagcaggttcttcACTAGTGCCACCAATTTGTGGGATACAACTAAAAGTTCTGATTATAGGGAGATTTATAGCTTTAAAAacaaaccttaaaataaagattgacaatcaaaaaaaaaattacagcatttttagggacttcactggcagtccagtggttaagacctggGGCTTCAATGCAGGGaccacaggttccattcctggttgggggactaagatcccacatgctgagcagtgaagccaaaaaaaaaaatttttttttttattttaaaagtttcaaaatataaataaaaaagcatatttaACTAAAAATGATATAAACTAATTCCTTGAGATCTAacttaaaatgtcaaaatttatataattttcaaaaatctgTATGTAATGTGGTTACATACTATATTATAACAGGAGGAGCAGAgactgaaatttatatttttactcttAAAATTTGGTCGCTTTGGCAAAGCTCTGGCAAAGGAAATAGAACCATTTAAATAGGGCAAATGTATTTTTGTGACAAGGGAATGCACTAACTTTTTAAGCAGAAATTTCCCCTTTGTTTTTTTGGATCATTATCTGGTAAAGAGTAAAATCACGTAAAGCACCCCACACTTCAGAAAGCGTAAAACTTTGCTTTTAAATTGAATATcagttggactttttttttttttcgtcaaATGCATATCACTGCcaggaaatgaaatcagtcaCACATTTATGTAGTGAAATACGAACTTACCACAGTGGTCTGATTTGTGTTAACCCAAAAATTATGAGAAACAAGCTAAGGCCTTTGTTAGGAACTGAAAGTTAggttttctttaagaaaagaagaagaccATGACAACCatgacaaaaacaacaaaaaaaaagaagaaaaagaaacaaaaagagaaagaaaaaagtgttttgaGGGGAGAATTTTAAATTAGTGTTAAAGTGTATCATTCTGCAGGTGCCCCACTGACGTGTGCAGTGTTCATTCTTACATGTGCAAACAGCAGGAAAAATTACACACGTGGTATTCTGTGTTCTGTTTGTTCATTTACTATGTTCATGTATCAGGGTAGTCTGTGTCTTTGTCATATGTGTAGATCTTAGGTAGACATTTAATACGTATTCTGAAGTGTTCCAGCGGTAATGCATAATTTGCTTCCTTACGCCCTTGATGAATACCTGGATTATTTCTACctcttttcttattataaataatgtctaagatggagagtgaaaaactccTACAATAAAAATCCATATATGAGGATGAACTTCGATAAAACTAAGAAACAGCAGAGCAATAAATTCtgtgaagttttttcttttttatggtcatactacatggcatgtgggatcttagttccccgaccagggattgaactcgagcccccctacattggaagtgcggaaacttaaccactggactgccaggaaagtcccctgtaaagttatttttagaaggaaaataattttgtggTAGGTCTCTATGCATAAAATCTCATCTGAAAGTCACTGTAACTGAGGGAGAAGTCAATATATCTAGTAATGATGGTACTGTATGTTAAAGGGAAGAACTCTGTTTCTAGCCTTATCAAAGCACTGACTAGACATCTGCATCTCCAACTGCCGTATTAAATGAAGTAGAGGCTCTGTAACAATCTCTGTAACGATCTTAAAACAGCGATACCGACAGAACAAGGGGGTTCTGAGAGGACTGTACTAATGTCATAGGTGTGTATTACCTACAGTGTTGAGAGGTTAATCATGAAAATATAGGACTACAACCTAAAGCAAATGGGagcaaaaaaggaaatagaacttTTTATTAGTCAAgggaagacagaaaaggagaCTCTGGGAAAAAGCAAAGGGTGAAAATGGTAggtagaaaaaacaaaataagaagataGGAAATGTGACACGACAAATTTAAATACATTGatgtgaaaaagtgttagtcatgtccgactctttgagaccccgtgaactgtagcccgccaggcttttctgtccatgggattctccaggcaagaatactagagtagaatttggtgtatgactcagggaactcaaaccagggctctgtgacaactagaggggtgggatagggagggaggtgggagggaggttctggAGggaaggaatacacacacacacacacacctatggctgattcatgttgatgtatggcagaaaccaacacaacattgtaaagcgattatccttcaattaaaaataaatttaaaaaaaatactggagtggtagccattcccttgtccagcagatcttccccacccaggagatcgaaccaggtctcctgtgttataggcaaattgtttaccatcttccccaccagagaagccccaaaaagttgaaagtgaaagtgttagtcgctcagtcgtgtctgactctttgtgaccctgtggattatagcccaccaggctcctctgtccatggaattcttcaggcaaaaatactggagtaagtagccattcccttctccaggggatcttcctgacccagggatcgaacttgagtctcttgcattgcaggcacattcattaccatctgagccaccattgaaCTCACCTCTTAAAAGACAGAGACTATcagtttggatttttaaaaatccagccaTATACTGgtagctcagtaaagaatccaccaatgGAAAGCTAGACTAGCAATattaacatcagaaaaaaatagaattcaaaacacaatcaataataatagaaacaaaagaattCACTACACAAGTTCAAAGGAATAGTTCAgggacataaaaataataataaattttacatGTAACAGCAAGATTTGACAGAATTTAAAGGAGAAATTGTCAAATCCACAACTGTAATGGGAGAgtttaacacatttttattacAATATGATAGGTAAAAAGAAGATTAACTCAACAGGACTTAAATGCTAACAGAATTTGTGCTTAAAGCACATTCGAATTCTTTGCAAGTTTGACCTTTTACTCAGTTATGAGACGTGTCTCCAAAGTCTCAGAAAATCATTAGCAAGCAGCTCACATCCCTTTTGAGTaaggactccctggtggctcaggtggtgaagaatccgcctgcagtgcaggaggcctgggttcagtccctgggtcagggagatcccctggggaagaaaatggcaacccactccagtattcttgcctggagaatcccatggacagaggagcctgtcgggctacagtccatgggattgcaaagagtcagacacgactaagcaactaacatagCGTAACACAACAGCAGCTCACATTCCTTGTGAGTAGTACAGTACGactaaattagaaattaaaaataagttaaagtaTCAATTTGGActctagaaatatatttttctaaaaaaaaagaaatatatttttctaagaaacttATGGGTTAAGAAAGCACAATGCAGATTTTGAAGTTCTTACAActaaaggacaaaaatattataaaacagtGGAGTGGAGCGCAGCTAAAGAGTTAACCCAAAATTGATGCAAAGCCTTGAaggcatttatttcttaaaaaattgaaagtagCCAAGTTAaatatggggtcacatagagtcggacacgactgaagtgacttagcagcagcagcagcaagttaaaTATGTAGCTCAAGAAGCTAGAAAAGAACTGAgtttgcccccacccccaaaatagaagaaaataataaaaaataaatggagttaTTGATGAATTAGAACTCCAAACAAAACCCACCCAGTAAGTATGGGctttatattttgtgtgttttggtggggagaggggaatggAGTGATTCTCAAAGGGGAAATTGTGGAATtgcaattatgaaataaaaatagaagaaattttaTTCATTAGTATGAAAAGCAACTTTGCAGAAACTGAGTCTGGACATAGGTAGAAATTCCAGGCACGGGTTGCAGGAACAGGCATCAAGAGCTACCTTTAGTTTATgaatttttgtgaaaaattttttttctgaaaatctcaacatttaaattttatttggaggaATCTTCCAAAGTAGGTTCCTGGGAACTGCCTTTGAAATACACGGTGGGGAAAAAAACCAACACTGTGAAGTCTGCTAATCTTCCATATGAATAATAATGGTTGTAGAGGTTAGGAAAGTTACACTGACTCTGAGAATGTGTCACTGCCCACCAGTTGTAAAAGCACGGCCAACCGCTTCACTGAGTGAAGTACAGCATCCAGTAGCATccatcaaaaataaatgttttttaatggaTGAAACACACAAGGCAGTGTTTTCAGAACATTTTATCCTAAGGAAAAGATGTTTAAAACAGTGTCAAATTTTAAGTGTGAAAGTTTGCAACCAAATCAGATGTCCATCATTAGGGAATTGGTTAGTTTATGGCCCTATAGTGGAATATGCCAGGACACGGCCACTGAAAATGGCTACATAGATGCCTGTTTCCAGACGGGGCATAATGTTAAGTAGGGAAAGCGGGTTCCACGTCAGGCCACtttttggaaagaagaaaagcagctaTTTACACACACATCCGTGCGTGGACACAGAGGCCAGCACATCATTTTGTACAAGTAAATTTTGAGTTTCATTCATACCTTTTCAATTTTAACACCGAATGTGAATTAACTTACGAAATGAATAAATAGGTAAATACTTCCCTTTTAATGTGAGTAAAAATTTACAATTCAGCTCTTCTTGCCAAAGCTTGTCCTCTGACCTGCGTTTCAGAGCTCACCCTGAGTGTTCTTTATTCAGATTCAGGCCTGAGTTGTTGCTGGGTGCCTACCTTAAGTCCGATCTGGAAGACCCCTCCCAGCCATCCTGGAAGCCAGGTATGGCCAGCACCTGCCTACTCTGCCCTCGAGGTGACCCCTCTCAGAGAAGGTAGAGGACGCACCAGattcttctccctccccacctggcTTCCAGCCTCCTACCCTGTCCAGCGCTCGGCAGGGGTAGTTGCTCCACGCTGCCTCTCAAGAACCGAGAGTCTGTGGTTTCAGGGTGGTCGAGGTGTCAGGGCCGTCCTCACCTGTGCACAGACAGCCGGCGCACACGTGGCCTAGCCGCTTTGGAGCGGGCGGCCAGTTCTTCCAGCAGAAGCCGTTCCAGGAGAGGCGCCTTCCCAGGTCGAGGCCAGGCCGGTGGATGCTGTGTCATAGAGCCCTGAGGGGAGACTGCAGAGAGGCCCCGTCCTGAGTCAGAGAAAGGCCCTTGCACAAGGCGGACATGCACGTGGGCTGACCCAGAGGCTCTCGGGTAAAGGGGAATGTGGGCTGTTTCGGAATGTGTGCGTTTGGCTCTTTAGCAACCTCTGGAAGGTCGATTCCATCGGTCAGCAGCTCTAGTATTATACTACCTTTGGTGGTGTTTACCCAGTGTTATTATTAATGCTATAGTTTTAgtccattttatctttttcaaattgaGAGAAAAATCCTTTCACATATTTGACTGTTATCCTGTTCCTGTATCAGGCAATCCCAATTTGTTATCATATTCCCTCAGAAACCCTATTTTGTCCCTTCCTTTAATCCTTTTAGGATTCAGGATTACTTTCCTGAACCTTGACTTACTCCATGCTTTTATTCAGGAAAAATGGCTTTCTAGTGCCCCCTCCATCCGCCAGATCCTGAAAATTCAGACATGATACCTTTTAATGTCCAAGGACCTAAACCTGATGACGAATGGATGTTGGGAATGTGCTCTTGTCCGAATGAGGTGTTATATCATTGACACACCCAGGTTCTGCTTGCTCTTTGCATTACAGTGCTCCTTTATCAACCTTTGCATTGCAAATTCCCCTTTTAACTGTTTCTAATCCTTCCTCTTTTAGTCATAACCAAATCGTTCTTTTCTTTACCTCTTTGTTTATTCTAGactgaattttaaacatttttcataattGTTAAGACAGCAGCATCTGACATGTTATTGAGGTTAGATATACTGAGTTGTACTTGAAAGTCCTATGGCTCGTCCTTTTATTGCCTTGAGAAAAGCACAAAGAAGTGCTTACTCTAAATCTTTTTTCCTTAGAGTACTTGAACTCTCTAATAGTCAGAATTTCATTGTGAAGCTTTCTGATGAAAAGACGCACCATGTCACTAAGCTATCCCCTGTGCCTTACGCCGGAAAGGATGAGGGGCGCAAGCCTTGCCCTGAGGGCGCAGATGTACCTGGGCTGCTGGAAGTGTGGGTCCTTATTCAGGTTACACCCAAGGAACCACAAGCAGCCATCTGTGCCAGTCCTCTGAAAGTTTTTATTAATAAGCAAAGGAGGCTGTCTCAGTTTTATCTCTGTCACACAATATCGATCCTTTTAACTTTGCTGTTATCCTAACATATAACAGCAAGTTCTTCCACGGCAAAATATGAATATCCTCCAAAGTATTTTCACTTACATTTTTGGGAGTGGGCCTGTGTGTATGGTTTTCTGTACATTGATTTTCTTACTAATTAGAGTGGTGAGCGTTTCTTAAGACACTATCATCTCATTTTTGCATAACCGGACATGTTGACATGAACTGTCGAGTTCTTTCTagccacagaaaggaaaaaataaaaagcccccTCACAACTCATTTATTAGTATTTCAGAAAACTGTCCAAGAGCTAATGTGGTTTGTACTCTAGAAGTATTTACCCTGGATACCAACTTGGAGGCAGTTGTGGTTTTTTTCACAGGGTACTGATACATACTTTCTGCAATCTCAGCTTACTTGCTTGGATAATTATTGTCTTAGCTTTTATTTGTGGCAGAAGCAGAATAAGATCTTCATTATATTCAAAGATCTAGTAAATGCTAGaatactggcttttttttttttaagaatactgGCTTTTAGAGTTTAGCTCCAAGATTCCTGAAATGTCACCTTTACCCCTAATACGTATTCGCTTAATAATCATCAACACTTAAAATGAGAAGGACTTAATCTTGTagtaattttgtttaatttcaggCCTTAGCAATGAACCGAATGGGTCAAAGCATGCTGACAGGATCATTGCTAAGAGGTGACTTCTCTGTGAGGTGAAGTCTGCTCAGGACCGTGTTTACACATCAAGATGATCTGAGTCAAAGTGCCCACAGTGGCCTGCACCAGAGAGGAAGTTCCTGGAGCACGCTCTGAAAACAACCCGGGGAGCCCCAGAGTGGACGTGCAGATGCAAATGATATTTGTCTATTGTTAAATGATGTGTGCTGTCTGATCCGGTTCTTTGATTTCTGTTGATACACTGTCCTTTGGTTATTTTTTTGAAGAGGGCTAAGATTGAGGAAAGATTTCTAAGTGGGAGAAAAGAAAGT
This genomic window from Bos indicus x Bos taurus breed Angus x Brahman F1 hybrid chromosome 12, Bos_hybrid_MaternalHap_v2.0, whole genome shotgun sequence contains:
- the GPR183 gene encoding G-protein coupled receptor 183, with the protein product MDIKMDNFTTPSAASLESDCDLYAHHHTARILMPLHYSIVFIIGLVGNLLALIVIIQNRKKINSTTLYSTNLVISDILFTTALPTRIAYYALGFDWRIGDALCRITALVFYINTYAGVNFMTCLSIDRFFAVVHPLRYNKIKRIEHAKCICIFVWILVFGQTLPLLINPMSKQEAERTTCMEYPNFEETKSLPWILLGACFIGYVLPLVIILICYSQICCKLFKTAKQNPLTEKSGVNKKALNTIIFIIVVFVVCFTPYHVAIIQHMIKKLRLPGLLECSQRHSFQISLHFTVCLMNFNCCMDPFIYFFACKGYKRKVMKMLKRQVSVSISSAVRSAPEENSREMTETQMMIHSKSLNGK